The Eublepharis macularius isolate TG4126 chromosome 3, MPM_Emac_v1.0, whole genome shotgun sequence genome has a window encoding:
- the LOC129325447 gene encoding complement C1q and tumor necrosis factor-related protein 9A-like isoform X2: MDVLQKPELSRMKLCIILLAVAVSAEEIQKQNSCIEGFPGMPGSPGHNGLPGRDGRDGTKGEKGDPGEAGHPGKPGKDGINGERGEPGADGRVEEKGNKGDKGERGWPGKFGPKGIPGPVGDKGQKGELGLQGRKGIKGDVGPIGPEGLKGEIGAQGEIGLQGPIGSMGHTGPKGEVGGPGPKGNKGIQGEKGWKGDRGEKGDLGGIPVIPRSAFSVGLTVATKLPPCNIPIRFDKVMYNGLNHYNTATGKFTCVVAGVYYFTYHITVYSRNVRVALIKNGIKVLHTVDRYQGAEDQASGGTILELQPGDQVWLQAHGGETYNGLYADPDDDTTFSGFLLFSTASTEMPEPIPLIRT, encoded by the exons ATGGATGTATTGCAAAAG cCAGAGTTAAGTAGGATGAAACTCTGCATTATTTTGCTGGCTGTTGCAGTCAGTGCGGAAGAAATCCAAAAACAGAACAGTTGCATTGAAGGGTTTCCAGGAATGCCTGGAAGCCCTGGACACAATGGTTTGCCTGGACGGGATGGCCGAGATGGaacaaaaggagaaaagggagacCCAG GTGAGGCAGGACACCCAGGAAAACCAGGCAAAGATGGTataaatggagaaaggggagaacCAG gaGCTGATGGCCGAGTTGAAGAGAAGGGGAACAAAGGAGACAAAGGGGAAAGAGGCTGGCCTGGGAAATTTGGACCCAAAGGGATTCCTGGACCTGTGGGTGATAAAGGTCAAAAGGGTGAGCTAGGGCTACAAGGACGGAAGGGGATAAAAGGTGATGTTGGCCCCATTGGCCCTGAAGGActtaaaggagaaattggagcCCAAGGAGAAATAGGTCTGCAGGGTCCTATTGGATCCATGGGCCATACTGGTCCTAAAGGAGAAGTTGGAGGCCCAGGACCAAAAGGCAATAAAGGAATCCAAGGTGAAAAGGGCTGGAAAGGGGACAGAGGAGAGAAAGGGGACCTTGGTGGAATCCCAGTGATCCCAAGAAGTGCCTTCAGTGTCGGTCTCACTGTTGCCACCAAGCTCCCCCCTTGCAATATTCCCATTAGATTTGACAAAGTGATGTATAATGGCTTGAATCATTATAACACAGCCACTGGGAAATTCACCTGTGTGGTCGCCGGTGTCTATTATTTCACCTACCACATCACAGTTTATTCAAGGAATGTTAGAGTTGCTCTGATTAAAAATGGGATCAAGGTGCTCCACACAGTAGACAGATACCAGGGGGCTGAAGACCAGGCCTCAGGAGGAACCATCTTGGAGCTCCAGCCAGGTGATCAGGTGTGGTTGCAGGCCCATGGAGGCGAGACTTACAATGGGTTGTATGCAGACCCAGATGATGACACAACCTTCAGTGGCTTCCTTTTGTTTAGTACTGCTTCTACGGAGATGCCAGAACCTATTCCACTCATAAGAACATGA
- the LOC129325447 gene encoding complement C1q and tumor necrosis factor-related protein 9A-like isoform X1, which yields MIIPLLLLIWSMPELSRMKLCIILLAVAVSAEEIQKQNSCIEGFPGMPGSPGHNGLPGRDGRDGTKGEKGDPGEAGHPGKPGKDGINGERGEPGADGRVEEKGNKGDKGERGWPGKFGPKGIPGPVGDKGQKGELGLQGRKGIKGDVGPIGPEGLKGEIGAQGEIGLQGPIGSMGHTGPKGEVGGPGPKGNKGIQGEKGWKGDRGEKGDLGGIPVIPRSAFSVGLTVATKLPPCNIPIRFDKVMYNGLNHYNTATGKFTCVVAGVYYFTYHITVYSRNVRVALIKNGIKVLHTVDRYQGAEDQASGGTILELQPGDQVWLQAHGGETYNGLYADPDDDTTFSGFLLFSTASTEMPEPIPLIRT from the exons ATGATTATTCCACTGCTCCTCCTCATCTGGTCTATG cCAGAGTTAAGTAGGATGAAACTCTGCATTATTTTGCTGGCTGTTGCAGTCAGTGCGGAAGAAATCCAAAAACAGAACAGTTGCATTGAAGGGTTTCCAGGAATGCCTGGAAGCCCTGGACACAATGGTTTGCCTGGACGGGATGGCCGAGATGGaacaaaaggagaaaagggagacCCAG GTGAGGCAGGACACCCAGGAAAACCAGGCAAAGATGGTataaatggagaaaggggagaacCAG gaGCTGATGGCCGAGTTGAAGAGAAGGGGAACAAAGGAGACAAAGGGGAAAGAGGCTGGCCTGGGAAATTTGGACCCAAAGGGATTCCTGGACCTGTGGGTGATAAAGGTCAAAAGGGTGAGCTAGGGCTACAAGGACGGAAGGGGATAAAAGGTGATGTTGGCCCCATTGGCCCTGAAGGActtaaaggagaaattggagcCCAAGGAGAAATAGGTCTGCAGGGTCCTATTGGATCCATGGGCCATACTGGTCCTAAAGGAGAAGTTGGAGGCCCAGGACCAAAAGGCAATAAAGGAATCCAAGGTGAAAAGGGCTGGAAAGGGGACAGAGGAGAGAAAGGGGACCTTGGTGGAATCCCAGTGATCCCAAGAAGTGCCTTCAGTGTCGGTCTCACTGTTGCCACCAAGCTCCCCCCTTGCAATATTCCCATTAGATTTGACAAAGTGATGTATAATGGCTTGAATCATTATAACACAGCCACTGGGAAATTCACCTGTGTGGTCGCCGGTGTCTATTATTTCACCTACCACATCACAGTTTATTCAAGGAATGTTAGAGTTGCTCTGATTAAAAATGGGATCAAGGTGCTCCACACAGTAGACAGATACCAGGGGGCTGAAGACCAGGCCTCAGGAGGAACCATCTTGGAGCTCCAGCCAGGTGATCAGGTGTGGTTGCAGGCCCATGGAGGCGAGACTTACAATGGGTTGTATGCAGACCCAGATGATGACACAACCTTCAGTGGCTTCCTTTTGTTTAGTACTGCTTCTACGGAGATGCCAGAACCTATTCCACTCATAAGAACATGA